One genomic window of Bartonella sp. HY038 includes the following:
- a CDS encoding cob(I)yrinic acid a,c-diamide adenosyltransferase, which yields MVKLNKIYTRTGDDGTTGLVDGSRLRKSNPRIEAYGTIDEANATIGIARLYIEQGSMLDVILLRIQNDFFDLGADLATPLRDDNLQESHDLRIVAAQVSRIEQEIDVLNQALEPLRSFILPAGSYASAYLHLARTITRRAERAMVGLQEVEAINLAALHYVNRVSDLLFVAARYANNDKGGDVLWVPGENR from the coding sequence ATGGTTAAACTCAACAAGATTTATACCCGTACTGGCGATGATGGTACGACTGGGCTTGTTGATGGCTCGCGCCTACGAAAATCCAATCCCCGTATTGAAGCTTACGGCACAATTGATGAAGCAAATGCCACAATAGGCATAGCGCGGCTTTATATTGAACAAGGCAGCATGCTTGATGTTATACTTTTGCGTATTCAAAATGATTTTTTTGATTTAGGCGCCGATCTTGCTACTCCTTTGCGTGATGATAATTTACAAGAAAGTCATGATTTACGTATTGTTGCCGCACAAGTCAGCCGTATTGAGCAAGAAATTGATGTTTTGAACCAAGCATTAGAGCCATTACGTTCTTTTATTTTGCCGGCTGGCAGCTATGCAAGTGCCTATCTGCATCTTGCCCGCACAATTACTCGCCGTGCGGAGCGTGCTATGGTAGGCTTGCAAGAAGTGGAGGCAATCAATCTTGCCGCCTTGCATTATGTTAACCGCGTTTCCGATTTGCTCTTTGTTGCGGCGCGCTATGCTAATAATGATAAGGGGGGGGATGTTCTTTGGGTGCCCGGTGAAAACCGCTAA
- a CDS encoding DUF6210 family protein, producing MVYWGFISYSPNDNGIDYTNQVGGRLKDEMSSEGYLLPLPIFDNQSLKHELLSLFEQSYDGGYLNDYKDIYQRLNLLLRLFALDDSIALDEEKLHVSCNQWIHILIKKPLAYDNQLDCGDVFHHKGESYPIKAILTWSLLYLSDIAPINHQVDIDYLKSDMKIYQSLEARGCDTTSWKDGVRGQQTKQIGKLCRKQMDYMQMKLQNIQTYRNNISELISLAQHNLPDDKDLPALYNILK from the coding sequence TTGGTATATTGGGGATTTATATCTTATTCTCCCAATGACAATGGCATTGATTATACCAATCAGGTTGGTGGCCGATTAAAGGACGAAATGAGCAGCGAAGGCTATTTATTGCCATTACCTATTTTTGATAATCAATCGCTAAAACACGAATTATTATCGCTGTTTGAACAAAGCTATGATGGTGGTTATTTAAATGACTATAAGGATATTTATCAACGGTTAAACCTGTTGCTAAGGCTCTTTGCTTTAGACGATAGTATTGCACTAGACGAGGAAAAATTACATGTTTCATGCAATCAATGGATTCATATTCTGATTAAAAAACCGCTTGCCTATGATAATCAATTAGATTGCGGTGACGTGTTTCACCATAAGGGTGAATCCTATCCAATAAAAGCTATTTTAACATGGAGCCTTTTATATTTAAGCGACATTGCCCCGATAAATCATCAGGTCGATATTGACTACTTAAAATCTGATATGAAAATTTATCAATCCTTAGAAGCACGTGGCTGCGATACGACAAGTTGGAAAGACGGGGTGCGAGGGCAGCAAACAAAACAAATCGGCAAATTATGCCGAAAACAAATGGATTATATGCAAATGAAACTGCAAAACATTCAAACCTATCGCAACAATATATCAGAATTAATTTCTTTGGCTCAACATAATTTACCTGATGATAAAGATTTGCCGGCTTTGTATAACATTTTGAAGTAA
- a CDS encoding SWIM zinc finger family protein, producing the protein MVSIEKIEQIAPDQASLAAASKLRKASKWPTLACDDGGLVWGECQGSGSTPYRTVFCESDMGYKCNCPSRKFPCKHSLAIMWMRAETPTQFVEAERPDWVSDWLSRRRGPSTAAKAGSDKADDKPKPKLSADLASLDIEKPLDPEDAAKAAKRSADARERSRKQREKLVGDGLDALDIWLNDQISRGLNGFDVRAISDCRILAARLVDAKAGGLASRVDQLSSAIFGLNEALRADFALKQLGVLHIIAMAYRNREALPPLLYSDLLETIGWNVEKEALLQDAQALRIKADWQVVGASSVVQPDKLRRNEIWLIGKDSNDQWQKAVLLDFFPLSVGSVGLAFAVGDCFSAELVFYPSPVPRRALIAEQSSATQTRASLTASGQDLQQSFNDYQQALTLKPWLTQDLLMADNVHLYQKNDGLYVVGEKICLPVHKDSIDEMRLLGGVGAFTLFALWDGTWLRALSAQTTIGLWRA; encoded by the coding sequence ATGGTTTCTATTGAAAAAATTGAGCAAATAGCACCGGATCAAGCCTCGCTTGCCGCGGCCTCAAAACTGCGTAAAGCCTCCAAATGGCCAACTCTTGCCTGTGATGATGGCGGATTGGTATGGGGCGAGTGTCAGGGGTCTGGTTCCACGCCTTATCGCACTGTATTTTGCGAAAGTGATATGGGGTATAAGTGCAATTGTCCAAGCCGTAAATTTCCGTGTAAACACAGTCTGGCAATCATGTGGATGCGGGCGGAAACCCCAACGCAATTTGTAGAGGCCGAACGCCCCGACTGGGTAAGCGATTGGCTATCGCGCCGGCGTGGCCCATCAACCGCTGCAAAAGCTGGCAGTGACAAAGCCGATGATAAGCCAAAGCCAAAACTTTCTGCTGATCTTGCCAGTTTGGATATTGAAAAGCCATTAGATCCTGAAGATGCTGCAAAGGCTGCCAAACGCTCGGCTGATGCGCGCGAGCGTAGCCGAAAACAGCGTGAAAAATTGGTGGGCGATGGTTTAGACGCGCTTGATATTTGGCTTAATGACCAAATATCGCGGGGGCTTAATGGTTTTGATGTGCGCGCAATTAGTGATTGCCGTATATTGGCAGCCCGCCTTGTTGATGCCAAAGCTGGCGGCCTTGCAAGTCGGGTTGACCAATTATCCAGTGCAATTTTTGGCCTAAATGAAGCATTGCGCGCTGATTTTGCTTTAAAGCAGTTGGGCGTGCTGCATATTATTGCCATGGCCTATCGCAATCGTGAAGCATTGCCACCACTACTCTATAGTGATCTTTTGGAAACCATTGGCTGGAATGTTGAAAAAGAAGCTTTACTGCAAGATGCGCAAGCTTTGCGCATTAAAGCCGATTGGCAAGTGGTTGGTGCAAGCAGTGTTGTGCAGCCCGATAAATTGCGCCGTAATGAAATATGGTTGATTGGCAAAGATAGCAATGATCAATGGCAAAAGGCAGTCTTATTAGACTTTTTTCCGTTAAGCGTTGGCTCAGTCGGTTTGGCTTTTGCGGTTGGAGATTGTTTTTCAGCCGAGCTCGTGTTTTACCCTTCGCCCGTGCCAAGGCGCGCATTAATTGCAGAACAAAGCAGCGCAACCCAAACGCGGGCAAGTTTAACCGCCAGTGGACAAGATTTACAACAAAGCTTTAACGATTACCAACAGGCGTTAACTTTGAAGCCATGGCTCACCCAAGATTTGCTGATGGCTGATAATGTGCATCTTTACCAAAAAAATGATGGGCTTTATGTGGTGGGTGAAAAAATTTGTTTACCTGTTCATAAAGATAGTATTGATGAAATGCGCTTGCTTGGCGGTGTTGGTGCTTTCACGCTATTTGCGCTTTGGGATGGCACATGGCTGCGCGCACTATCAGCGCAAACGACTATCGGGCTTTGGAGGGCATGA